TAGCCGGGGGCGCACGCCTGTAGCGCCTCGCTGACCTTATCGACCACCACCAGACGATCGACCGCGGCCTGGGAGATGTAGCCGCTATCGAGCAACTGGTAGATCCAGGCCCGCACAGGTTCGTAGTGCCCCCACGGATCCAGTATCACGATGGGTTTGTCGTGCACGCCGAGATATCCCTCGGTCCAGGCGCTCAGCAGCTCGTCCAGGGTGCCGATGCCGCCCGGCAGCGCGATGAAGGCGTCGGCGCGGTGCTCCATGACCTGCTTGCGCTCGCGCAAGGTGTCGGTGACGATCAGCTCGTCGGCCTGCCGATCGGCGAGTTCGCGGTCCAGCAGCATCGTCGGGATCACTCCCACGGTCCAGCCACCGGCTTCGCGCGCCGCCTCGGCGATGGCACCCATCGCCGACACGTTGCCGCCGCCCCACACCAGGGTCCAGCCGCGTTCGGCTATCGCCCTTCCGACCGCGGCGGCGAGTTCGAGCAGTTCGGGGTCTGTCGGCGTGGCGGCGCAGTACACGGCCACCGCCCGCTGGTCCGTCGGGGGCATACCCGAAACCTAAACCACACCTGAGCATCCCGCGCAGCCACCGCTGGCCATAGAGTCAATCCGTGCCGATTCGCTGGAACGTCCCCCAACACACGGCGGCGTTGGAGCGGTTGGATGTCGCGCTGAATCAGTCGGGTGGCGCGGTGGTGCTCGGGCCTGATGGAGTTGGCAAGTCGACGCTGGCCCGGTTGGCGGCCGAACAGTATGTCCGCGAGCACCCCGGCACGCTGACTCGGTGGGTAGTCGGTACTCCGACGGAGCAGGTGGTGCCGTTCGGAGCGTTCGGGCACCTGATCGAGGTCGCCGAGATTGGCAAGCCCGCAGCACTGTTGCGAACCGCGCGAATGTCGTTGACCCGCGTCGCCCAACAGGGCGACCTGTTGCTCATCGTCGACGAGGCTCACGACCTGGACATCCTGTCAGCCACGCTGGTCTACCAGATGGCCCGCACCGGAGCCGCCCACATGCTGGTCACCGCGCGCGCCGATGCGGCCGGGCAGGCTATCGCGGCCTTATGGACCGACGGCCTGCTGGACCGCATCGAGATCGAGCCGCCGGCCGGGGCGACCACGGCGGCGCAGGTCGACGAGTTCCTGGCCGAGTTGCCGCCGCCCGCGCGGGCGGTGCTGGACTATCTGGCGCTCGCCGAGCCGCTTACGGTGGCTGACC
The nucleotide sequence above comes from Mycobacterium vicinigordonae. Encoded proteins:
- a CDS encoding TIGR00730 family Rossman fold protein — protein: MPPTDQRAVAVYCAATPTDPELLELAAAVGRAIAERGWTLVWGGGNVSAMGAIAEAAREAGGWTVGVIPTMLLDRELADRQADELIVTDTLRERKQVMEHRADAFIALPGGIGTLDELLSAWTEGYLGVHDKPIVILDPWGHYEPVRAWIYQLLDSGYISQAAVDRLVVVDKVSEALQACAPG